The genomic interval GCAGCGCCTCGAATAGCTCACTCAGCATCCAGAGCAGGAAGGTCGCGTAGAGACGCGGCGCGCGCATCAACTCGTCGGCTGCGAGAATCGAAATGAATCCGCGACCATCGCGATCGGTGCGCATCAGGTCGGCAATTTCGAGCGCCCGCTCGCCAAAGAAGTTCTCGGCGCCCTGCTGTTCCAGCACGAGCAATGCGCGCTGCACGGCGCCAATCGAAGCGGTGGTGACATTGCCGTACTTGACCGAAATGTCCTTGGCTCGCTGCTGAATGTCGATCAGCAGCGCCCGCAGATCCTTCATGTCGAGCAGCAGCAGACCTTCGTCATCGGCTACCTTGAAGGCGATGTTGAGCACGCCTTCCTGTGTATCGTTGAGTTCGAGCATCCGGCTCAGCAGCAGCGCGCCCATCTCGGAAATGGTCGCACGGATCGGATGGCCCTGACGGCCGAACAGGTCCCAGAAGATCACCGGGAACACGTCGTCCTTGTAATCGTCGAAGCCGATTTCCTTGGCGCGCTCGGTCTGCCAGCCTTGCGCCTTGCCCATTTTGGCAACGCCGGACAGGTCACCCTTGATGTCGGCGGCAAACACCGGAACGCCCGCAGCGGAAAAGCCCTCGGCCAACACCTGAAGCGTCACCGTCTTGCCGGTACCCGTCGCGCCCGTCACCAGGCCATGCCGGTTGCCGTATTTCAGCGCCAGATATTCGGGATGCGTGCTGTTTCCGAGGTAGATCTTGTCGTCAGCGAGCATTGGGGCACCCATCATTCGTGTTGCGTTCTTATAGACGTCCCCACTGCATTGGGACAACTCGTAACTCTGTTTTCCATTGTTGATAGCGAGTGCGTCGCTGCCAAGGCATGATACGGCATGACCCAGACGATGCTCTCAAATCGCCGTCGCGTCCTCGCTGGAATTGCGACTTTCGCCCTTGTGACCCCGGTCGCCGCGCAATCGGTGCTCGACGCCACGACTGTTGGCCTCGTCGGCAATAGCGATGCGGACCAGAGTCCAGCGTTGCAACGCGCGCTGGATACGGCGGCGGCAGCGGGCCAGACCTTGCGCCTGCCCGGAGGCAGGATCGTCGCCGGCAATATCCAGTTTCCAAGCAATCTCATTGTCGAAGGCGTCCCCGGCAGCACACAACTGGTGTCAGCCTTTGGCAATCCCGTCGGCGGAATCACCGGCCGCACCGCCGTCATCCTGCGCGACATTGCCTTCGTCGCCGCGCCAGCCGGCAACAAGGAAGCCCCTGCTCTGTTCGGCATTGAGGCCAGCGAGGCCATCACGCTCGAGCGCTGTAGCTTCAGCGGCGCATCGACCGGGCTGATGATCACCGACGCCGCCGTCACCATCCGCGATTGCCGGTTCACCGATCTTGGCGACGCGGCCATTCATTCAATGAACAGCCGCGGTCTGCTGATCGCCGGCAATCGCATCACAGGCTGCGGCAATGCCGGCATCCGCATCTGGCGCTCGGACAATGGCTCTGACGGCTCGATCGTCACCGACAACCACATCGCCAAGATCGGCTGGGTCGGCGGCGGCAATGGTCAGAACGGCAATGGCATCAACGTGTTCAAGGCCGACGAGGTCATCGTCGCCAACAATCACATCGCCGATTGCGCCTTCACTGCCGTGCGCCTCAATTCGACGAACAACACCCAGATCAGCGGCAATACCTGCCTGCGCTCGGGGGAAGTCGCGATCTTTTCCGAGTTCGCCTTTTCCGGCTCTGTCATCGCCAACAATATCGTCGATGGCGCTGCAAGCGGCATTTCGATGACCAATCTCGACAGCAATGGCCAGTTGGCCGTCTGTACCGGCAATATCGTGCGCAACATCACGCCGCTGTCACTGGTCAATCCCGACACGACCCCAATCGGCATTTTCGCCGAGGCCGATGCCGCCATAACCGGCAACACGGTTCAGAAAGTGCCGGGCGTAGGCATCGTCGCCGGGTTCGGTCCGTTCCTGCGCAATGTGATGATCTCGGGCAATGTCGTCACCGCCAGCAATATCGGCATCGGCGTCAGCGTCGTCGACGGCGCCGGCAAGGTCAAAATCGCCGGCAACCTCGTCGACGCCCGCGACCATGCCGTGGTCGGGCTGGCCTGGGACCAGATCATGGAACCGGACCTGCTTAGCAACGCCAGCCGCTATGGCAACGTCACGGTCAGCCCGTAGCGAACAAGTCGGTCACGCAACCGCCGAACGGAGTTCACCCACCTCGGCGCCGCGTACGCTCTTGATGGTCTGGTGGGCCAGGCTTTCCAGCACGGCGCGCTGCTCGTCGTTAGGGTCGGCCAGCTTGAGCAGCATGCCCGCGAGCATTGCCTGCGACGCGGCGATATTGCCATCGTCGCATTTAAGGGCATAGCCCCAGCCCTTGTCGCGAATGGCGCCGCATTGCACGCCTTCCGCGCCGACCTTTTGCATCAGGCGGCCGCCAAACACGTCCATCAGCCGCGTGTCGGCATGGCCGGTTCCAGCAACAAGATGGGGATGGCTGGTGGCGGCATCGAACAGGCGTGTGGCCGCTGTCGCCAGTTCTGGCGAAATACCCTTGCCTGTGGCCATGCGGGCAAAGCCAAAAGCAAAGGCGCGCAGCGGCGCGGCGAACGTTGGGATGGAGCAGCCATCGGTGCCGCATTTGCCTTCGGTCAGTTGCTCGCCGATCACTGCTTCGACGGCAGCGCGGACTGCCTTTTGCACCTCGTGTTCGCGCCCGACATAACCTGCCGTTGGTACGCCCATCGCCAGCGCAACGCTCAGCATGCCCGAATGCTTGCCGGAGCAGTTGTTGTGCAACGGGCTCGCTTCAAGGCCGCTGGCGCGCAACGCATCGCGCGCCGCTGCGTTGGTCGGCGCGTGGGCACCACATTCAAGATCGGCTGCCGACAGGCCGATGCGGGTCAGCAGCCCATTGGCCGTGGCCACGTGGTCGGCCTCGCCGTGATGGGAGGCGCAGGCCAGCGCGAGTTCTTCGGAGGTGTGGTGGAACTGGTCTTCAGCATGCCGGGCAAAAATCGGCAGAGCCTGCATGGACTTGATGGCGGAGCGCGGAAAAATCGCGCGGTCGATGTCACCGGCGGACGCGATGATCGTGCCATCGGCATCGACCACGACATAGGCGCCGCGATGGCGGTTCTCGATCCAGTTGCCGCGAATGGTTTCGGCAAGAATGGGATTGGCATCCATCAAAAAAACTCCGGTCCAGACTGTCTTGAGAACAGTGCAGGACCGGAAAAGTCAACATGCATGGTCAGGAGGCAGGCACGGCGTTCAGAAAGGGAGAGGAATTCGCAGAGCGCAGCGGCGGCGCTAAACTCAGTTGGATACCGCGCTCAGATAGCGCGAGTTGACCCAGCCCTGGGTGTATTTGGTGTGGACCAGGCACCAGTCGGCGCCGGTATTGGCTTCAATGCAGCGCTCGACCCAGACCTGGCTGCCGGTATTCAGAGCGCCGACCTGCTGCGAATAGGCGGCTGGCCATTTGCGCACGTTGAGCTTGTCCCAGTGCGCGACGCCGGTCACCTGGGCGACCTGGGCCACATTGTATCCGGCGGCCATGGCTGGCTGCACGGCAAATGCGCCGGCGGCGACCATCACCATGCCGCACAAAGCGGCGACCAAAACTTTTTCCTGTTGCTTGTTCATTGTGTCTCTCCCTCAAGAGCATCTGTCATTTCTTGATTGTGAGCTTGCCACCAAAGCCTTGAACCCATCCTGAGGCTGGCGTTCAGAATCGGTTCATCTTGGAGGTAAAGCCCGTGGCGTGCGGTCATCGCATGTCGCGCTGGTGGACATAGAGGATGATGGTGCCGCCGCTGCCGAAGCGGACCGAGACAACATCATGCTGGTCATAGTTCTGGGACCGCAGCGCGCCGATCAGGCCGGGATTGCGGGCGATGGGATTGCGCAGCAGTTCGGCATTGCCGTTGACGAACAGGGAGCCATAGTCGTTCTTGCGAGCAACAGTGCGATCTTCGCAAACGGGAATGATGGCAATCCGCTGCGCTACGAGGCCGAGAATTTCTGCGGCCTTGGGCGTGCGCATGAAGCCCATCAGTTCGCTACAGTCGGGATCGCTGCTGGGTGATTCAGGCCGTTGATCATCGCGCGGGCCGTTCCAGACGGAGGCATGGCTGGCGGTGCTGGCGAAGGCCGTAACGAGGCCGAGGATGACTGCGACAGTGGTCAGCTTGTACATTTCAACTCTCCAGTAATTCGGTTCACCGGAGCGGCCCTGCGCCGTTCCTGACGCCATAAGGCGCCGGGCCGCTTGAACTGGCCGTGATGGCCGCGTTCATCTGGCATTTACCGTGGTGGGGAGTTGGCGAGCCGCGGCCCGGTCAATCAAATGGCCGAGCAGGTGGTCCCCGCCCGGCCATTTGCCGAAGGTCAGTTGAAGCTGGCAGACGGGCCGTCAGTCGACGGCGATGTGGCCGATGCCTTTCTTTTCGATTTCGTCAAAGCTGGCTTGATAGCCCGCATCGGCGTAGCGCATCACGCCCAGTGCCGTGTCATTGGTCAGCGCATGGTCGAGCCGTTCGTCGCCCTCAGGCGTGCCGTCGGCCACCACGGTCACGCCTGCCGAGGTCATGTACCCCGCATAGCCGCCGCCACCGGAATGCACCACCACCAGATCAGCCATCGATGAGCACAGCAGCATGGCATCGAGCAGTGGCCAGTCAGCGATGGCGTCCGAGCCATCCTTCATGTTCTCGGTCATGATGTTGGGATGAGCCATGGCACCGGCATCTAGGTGGTCGCGGCTGAAAGCGACCGGCCCCTTGAGCGTGCCATCGGCAACCATGGCATTGACCGCGCGGGCAAGCGCCGTGCGCTCGCCATGGCCGAGCCAGGCGATACGCGCCGGCAGGCCCTCAAACGGCACATGTTTCCGCGCCAACGCGATCCAGTTGGTGACGATGTAGTTGTCCGGAAACATTTCGAGCAGCTTGTCGTCGATCTTGGCGATATCGGACGGATCGCCCGACAGCGCCATCCAGCGGAACGGCCCGATGGCCCGCGCAAATAGCGGCCGCAGATAGGCTTCGGTAAAAATCTTGATGTCGAAGGCGTTCTCCACGCCGCCAGCCTTGGCGTGGGTGCGGATCAGATTGCCATTGTCGAACACTTCCGAGCCCGCCGCCTGAAAGGCCAGCATGGCGCGGACATGGTCGACAATCGAGGCGCGGCTTGCTGCCATCAGCTGGCCGGGGCCTTCGACGCGCAAGCGTTTGACCTCGTCCAGCGACATGCCCTTGGGCACGTAGCCATAGACCAGATCATGCGCCGAGGTCTGGTCGGTGACGATGTCGGGCATGATGCCGCGACGGGCGATCTCGGGGTAGATTTCGGCCGCATTGCCGACCAGACCAATTGAGGTGGCGCGCTTTTCAGCGACCGCCTTGTCGATCATCGCCAGCGCCGTATCGAGGTCGGGCGCGATCTCTTCGAGATAGCCGATCTCCTTGCGCTTGCGGGCGCGCTCGGCGTCGATATCGACGCATAGGATCGCGGCCCCCGCCATGCGACCGGCCAGTGGCTGCGCCCCGCCCATGCCGCCAAGCCCCGCCGTCAGAATGAACCGCCCGGCCAGCGAACCACCGAAACGGTTCTCGGCAATACGCATGAAAATCTCGTAGGTGCCCTGAATGACGCCCTGGCTGCCGATATATTGCCAGGCCCCTGCCGTCAGCCCGCCCCAGCAGATCAGGCCCTTCTTTTCGAGCTCATAGAACACCTCGGCCTTGGCCCACTGCCCGACAATGTTGCAATTGGCCATGATGACCAGCGGCGCCTTGGAGTGGGTCTTGAGCAGACCAATCGGCTTGCCGGACTGGATGATGAGCGTCTGATCCTCGTCCATCTTGAGCAGGGTTTCGACAATCGCCTTGTGGCTCGCCCAATTGCGCGCTGCCTTGCCGAGCGCGGCATAGACGATCAGCTCGTCGGGGTTCTCGCCGACGCTGAGCACGTTTTCCAGCAGGCGCAGCAGCGCCTCCTGCCGCCACCCCTTGGCGCGCAGTTCCGGGCCGCCCGGAATGGGGAAATTGGGATGGCGTGGATTGGGTGTGGGCATAAAAACCTCGTTCTTTCTTCACCTCTCCCTCCGGGGGAGAGGTCGACCGCCTTCGGTCGGGTGAGGGGGCCTTTTCTTGGTGCGGTGCGAGGGATAGGCCCCCTCACCCGGCGCTTCGCGCCGACCTCTCCCCCAAGGGGAGAGGTGAAGTCGTGCTAGGTGTCGCTTCTCCGCCGCCCCTGATCCAGCGCATATTTCGCCAGTTCGATCCCCATGCGGTCCTCCACAAATGGATAAACCGCCGGATCGAGCACGCTGGAACTCAAGGGAATAATCGCTTTGGGCACATGCAGCACGAAGACATACATGCCGCGCCCCAGCTGCCCCACCGATAGCGCCTGCCCGGCAGCGTCGAGCGTCGTCAGCACATCGGGGAAGGTCGCGAGGCGATTGCCGCCCGCATCATCCACCGCCATATATTCGTTCATCACATGCAGTGTCGTGGCCTTGTCCCCCTCACCCACCGTGATGCGGCCGATGTCGAAGGCTTCCTTGGTGTAGACCACGTTTATATCGGTGATGTAGCCCTTGGTCAGGATCACCCCGCCCGTCGTATCGACGATGGCGTCGATCATCTTGCCCGGGCCCTTACCCTCAGCTGCGATCATCGCCTCGCCCAGCTTGAGCGCCAGCGAAATGCCGCCAAGCGCCGCGTGCTTTTGCACATAGCTTGCACGCAACGGGTTGCGGCACGAGGCGATGAAACCGCCCGACATATCTGCCGCCGTGCGCAGGATCGGCGAGACTTTCGCCGTCGCGCCGCGCGTTACCAGCTCGATATAGCGGTTCTCATCGCGATTGCCGCCGACTGCTGTCTGGATCATCTGTTCGGGCGAGCCAGCCATGCCGATGGAGCCCATATCGCCGGTCGGATGGGCGCGGATATCGCCCACCGCATCGACCACCTTGGTACCCAGAATGGCCGATGGCAGCCAACCGTTCAGCGTCGATGATTTGCCGTTCTGGCCAACCATCAGGCCAGTCAGCTTGTCGCCCAGTGCGTCCTGCAGCAATTGCACGGCTTTGACATAGTCCACGCCCTGCATTTCCCAGGGCGTCGTCGAGGCCGGCGCGCCGATGGCGGCGGCTGTCGCCACCCAATCGTTGGCGTCCAGTTCTTCGATACTGACCAGTTCAGGCTTACCGATGCTGACGGCGGCCTTACCGAGCATACGGCCATGATCGGCCCATCCGCCACCGCCCGCCGCATAGACGGAGCCGCCACGCACGGCGGCCTCGACGTCCTTTTCGGTGAGAATTCGGCCCATCAGTTCGTCTCCTGCAATTTGGTGTCGAGCGCGAGCACAGCGTCCAACAGGACCGCCGCGCCCAGCGCAATATCTTCAGTGGTGGCGAATTCATCCGGCGTGTGGCTACGGCCATCGACGCAAGGCACAAAGATCATCGCCGCCTTGGTAATCCGCGCCATCCAGGCCGTGTCGTGCCCTGCACCCGACGCCATGCGCCGATGCCGCGCGCCGACGGTGTCGCAAGCCGCATCGAGCACATCCAACAGGTCCGCATGGCCCGGCGTTGGCTGATTGTCCGAGACGATGCGCGGTTCGCTCACTGTGACGCCGGTCTTTTCCGCAATGGCGGCAACGCCCTTGCCCAATTCTTCGATAAACCGCTCCATGTCGGCGCGTAGCTCAGCGCGGGCGTCTATGAGCATACGGACGCGGGCGGGCACTACGTTTGCGGCGTTCGGGGTCATCTCGAACTCACCGACGGTCGCGGCGAAATGTTCTTCGCCACTGGCCAGCGCCTTGCCCAGTTCCTCGACGCCCAGCGTGATCCAGGCCGCGGTGGTCAACGCGTCCTTACGCGCGCCCATCGGGGTCGTGCCGGCGTGATCGGCGCGGCCATCGACGATGATCTCGATGCGGGTAATGCCGGCAATTGCCGTCACAACGCCGATATCGAGCTGCTCATTTTGCAGCACCGGGCCCTGTTCGATATGCAGTTCGAGGAAAGCCTTGATGTCGTCGCGCGGCGTGGTCTCGAACGGATCGCCGCCAACCGCGGCAATGGCGCGTTCGAGCGTGACATCATCGTTAGTGCGCTTGAGCCATTCGGCCGGACGGGTGCCGCTCATGCCGCGGCTGCCGATACAGGACACGCCGAAAATGGACACTTCCTCGGCGAGGAAATCGACCACTTCGAGCGTATGGTCCAGCGTCAGGCCCTGATCCTTTAGCGCCCGCGCCACTTCGAGCCCTGCGACCACGCCCGCAATGCCGTCAAATCGGCCTCCGTCCGGCACAGTGTCGGAGTGCGAGCCGAGCATGATGGTGCCCAGTTCGGGCCGCCTGCCAGCAATGGTGCCGATCAGGTTACCGGCTGCGTCAATGCGCGTTTCAGCGCCAAGCTGCTGGAGCGCTTGCTCCAGCCATTTGCGACCTTCGAGGAATTTGGGCGTGAAGGCGCGACGGGTCCAGGGACGACCAGGTTCGGTGATGGCCGCAAGGGCGTCGATATCGGCAGCGATCCGGTCGGCGCGGATGGGGGAATTTGGGATCATTGGAACACGTCTTTCGGGGTATCCGCCAAAAACCTCACGCCCGAACCTCCGGCCGAACGAACCGTCCTACCCCAGGCTCAGCAACTTTGACCCCATCAAACACCTGCTTGCCCCGCAGATAGGTCAGGCCCACCGTCCATGGCAGTTTGATGCCATTATACGGCGACCAACCCACCACATTGTGGCCGCTGGCGGCAGCGTCATAGACCTGCGGGCGCGGGAAAAGCACCGTAATATCGGCGTCCTTGCCCGAGGTTAGCGCGCCCTTCGTATGGTCGATGCGGAAATGCTTGGCCGGGTTCTGCGCCATCAGTTTTGCCGCCCAGCTCAGCGGAACATCGCGCTCCACCGCGCCCTTGATAAACAGCGGCACCATGACTTCGAGCCCCGGCACGCCAGACGAATTGGCCAGCATGTTTGGGTTGGTCTTGCGGTTTTCCGACCAGCTGACGTGGTCGGTCGAGACCATGGTCACATTGCCCTTGCGCACATGCTCCCAGAGCTTTTCGACTTCTGCGCGTGGGCGGATCGGTGGGTTGATCTTGGCCTTGCCGCCAAGCCGGGCCACGTCGTGTTCTTCATCCAGCGTCAGATAGTGGATGCAGCACTCTATGGTCGCGTCAAAACCCTGATCGCGATAGCTGCGGGCGATGTCATAGCCACGGCCGAGCGAGCAGTGAACGACATGGGCGCGGCACCCAGTTTCGGCGCCGGTTTCGTAAATCTGCAGCGACGCCAGCAGCTCGGTCAGCGGCGGACGGCTGAGGCCATGGGCGCGGCAATCGGTGATGCCGGCTGCCTCGACCTTGGCCATGGCCGCGCGGACCATTTCGTCGTCTTCGTTGTGGACGCCTGCGGCCAGACCGGTCTTGGCGACTTCGGCAAAGCACTCTTCGAGCAGCGCCGGGGGAATGCGCGGGAAGCGGATTGGGTCGGTGCCGAAGGTCGAGAACTTGAACGCTGCAACGCCGGCTTCGGCCTGCTCAGCGATGCGGCTAGCGCGTTCCTCGGGATTGATCGTGCCATAAAGCGCAAAATCGACCCGCGCCTGCGGTTGCGCATGGGCGACCTTGATGCGGACGGCTTCAGCCGAGCACACCAGATTGCCCTCGTCATAAGGCATATCGACGATGGTCGTGACGCCACCAGCGGCGGCAGAGCGGGTCGACCAGATGAAATCTTCCTGGTTCTTCTGGCTCAGCGAATGGGTCTGCGCATCGATGGCGCCGGGCAGGATAAGCACGTTGCCAAGTTCATGCCGCTCATGGGCATGGGGGGCAACGCCTTCGCCGACATGCACGACCTTACCATCGCGCACGGCAACATAGCCGTTTTCGACGATGAGATCGGGCAGCACGACCGTGCCGGACAGAACGAGATCAAAATCGGACATCTAGTGCTTCCACAAACTCGGACCGGGCTTCCCTCCCCCTTGTGGGGAGGGAGTGAGGGTGGGGGTAAAGACTGGGTGCCGAGCATGTGGCTCACCCCCACCCTTGATCCCTCCCCACAAGGGGGAGGGAGACGAAAGAGCCGATGGCTTCATCACGCCGCAGCCCTCCCCAATTGCCCGGTGCGCGCCATCAAAAACCGCTCCAGCGCCGAAAGCGCGTCATAGATCAGCACGGCCAGCACGCCGACGATGAGGCCACCTTGCAGCACGAAGGCCGTGTTGCTCGACAGCAGCCCCGCGATGATGACTTCGCCCAGCGTGCGGGCGGCGACGGTCGAGCCAATGGTGGCGGTGGCCAGCGAAATGACGACAGATAGACGAATACCGGCCAGGATCACCGGCAGCGCTAGCGGCAGTTCCACCTTGATCAGACGCTGCCAGCCAGTCATGCCGACGCCTTTGGCGGCATCGGTGACGGCGGGCGGCAAGTTGGTCAACCCCGTCAGTGTGTTCTCAAAAATCGGCAGCAGACCGTAGAGAAACAGCGCCACCAGCGTTGGGGCCGTACCGAAGCCCAGCATGGGAACAGCCAGCGCCAGCACAGCCACCGGTGGAAAGGTCTGGCCGATATTGGCGAGCGACCGCGACAGCGGCAGGAATTCGGCGCCGAACGGGCGGGTGACGATAATCGCCAGACCGACCGCGATAATGGTCGAGGCGACCGCCGCCGCCAGCACGATACCCAGATGGTTGAGCGTGATATCGAGCAGGCTGCCCTGATTGTAGATGGCGGGCTGGTTGTTCTTGGTGAACAGGCCGAAGAACCCGCTGAACAGGTCGGGGTTCACCAGAAACAGGATGAGCAGCGCAAAGACCGCGATGCGGATCAGATTGCCGATCTTCATTGCGGCCTCGCGGCGAGGCGGGCGAGTGCGCCCAGCGTCACCTGCCCCACGATCTGCCCATCGCGGCGCACCGGCAATGCCGGGCGCCCCGACCACAGCAGTTCGGCATAGGCATCGCGCAGCGAGGCGCTGGCCTCGATGGGCTCACCGCTGACCTCACCGGCCTCGATATGATCGGAGACCTTGGCCAGCGACAGCAGGCGGAATGGCCGCTCGCTGGTGCCGATCAGTTCGGCGACGAATGGCGTGGCTGGATTGGCGATGATCTCGGCGGGCTTGGCGCATTGCAGCAGCTTGCCCTTGTCCATCACGGCAATGGTATCGCCGAGATGGATGGCCTCTTCCATGTCATGGGTCACCAGCACGACGGTGGTGCCGAACTTGCGCTGGATGGCGAGCAGGTCTTCCTGTGCCTTGGCGCGGATGACCGGATCGAGCGCGCCATAAGGCTCGTCCATCAGCAGGATATTGGGGGACGCAGCGAGCGCCCGCGCCACACCGACACGTTGCTGCTGGCCGCCGGACAGTTCATGCGGCAGGCGGTTTTTGAACTGGGCTGGATCGAGCTGGAACAGGCTCAGCAGTTCATCGACGCGGGCCGAAATCTTGGCCTTGTCCCAGCCAAGCAGCTTGGGCACGGTCGCCACGTTCTGGCCCACCGTGCGATGCGGAAAAAGACCGTGGCCCTGAATGGCGTAGCCAATGCGGCGGCGCAGCTCATACGCCGGAATGCCGGAAATATCCTCACCATCGATGCGGATATGGCCCGAGGTGGGCGTCACCAGCTTGTTGATCATGCGCATCAGCGTGGTCTTGCCCGAGCCGGACGTGCCCACGATGACGCAGATGCTGCGTGGCTGAATGGTCAGGGTCACATGATCGACAACCGTGGTCTGGTCGTAGGTCTTGGTGATGTCGTCGATTTCGATCATGGACGGCGTCCCCCGCGTGAAGTCATTTCAACAATTGCGTCGAGCACCACGGCGGCAGCGAAGGCCAGCGCCACGGTCGGCACGGCGCCAAGCAGCACCAGATCCATCGCCGTCTGGCCGATGCCCTGAAACACGAAAACGCCAAAGCCGCCGCCCCCGATCAGCGCAGCGATGGTGGCAAGGCCGATGTTCTGCACCAAGACGATGCGCAGGCCAGTGAGGATCACTGGAAATGCCAATGGCAGTTCAATGGCCGACAGGCGCTGTGCGCCGGTCATGCCCATGCCCTTGGCCGCATCGATGGCGGCAGGTGACACGCTTTGCAGGCCAACGACCGTATTGGAAACGATGGGCAGCAGCGAATAGGCAAACAGCGCGACCAAAGCGGGGGCTGCGCCGATGCCGGAAATGCCGATGGCCGATGCGCCGGGAATGTTGGCAGCGACCCATGCCAGCGGCGCGATGAGCAGGCCGAACAGAGCAATGGACGGAATGGTCTGAACGATGTTGAGGACGTTCAGCACGCCCGCGCGCAGTGGACGGACCTTGTAGCAGAGGATGCCAATGGGCACGCCAACTACGGTGGCAATCGCCACCGAGCCAAAGGCCAGCGCCAGATGGGTGCGCGCTTCAGCCCAGAAGGCAGGGGCGCGGGTACTGTATTCCTTGAGGATCGACAGCGAATTCCAGCTACCGCTCCACAGCAGCAGGCCGATGGCGGCGGAAACGGCTACGAGAATGGCTATGCGTACCCACGGGCCGAAACGC from Devosia sp. 2618 carries:
- a CDS encoding DUF917 domain-containing protein — its product is MGRILTEKDVEAAVRGGSVYAAGGGGWADHGRMLGKAAVSIGKPELVSIEELDANDWVATAAAIGAPASTTPWEMQGVDYVKAVQLLQDALGDKLTGLMVGQNGKSSTLNGWLPSAILGTKVVDAVGDIRAHPTGDMGSIGMAGSPEQMIQTAVGGNRDENRYIELVTRGATAKVSPILRTAADMSGGFIASCRNPLRASYVQKHAALGGISLALKLGEAMIAAEGKGPGKMIDAIVDTTGGVILTKGYITDINVVYTKEAFDIGRITVGEGDKATTLHVMNEYMAVDDAGGNRLATFPDVLTTLDAAGQALSVGQLGRGMYVFVLHVPKAIIPLSSSVLDPAVYPFVEDRMGIELAKYALDQGRRRSDT
- a CDS encoding asparaginase, translating into MDANPILAETIRGNWIENRHRGAYVVVDADGTIIASAGDIDRAIFPRSAIKSMQALPIFARHAEDQFHHTSEELALACASHHGEADHVATANGLLTRIGLSAADLECGAHAPTNAAARDALRASGLEASPLHNNCSGKHSGMLSVALAMGVPTAGYVGREHEVQKAVRAAVEAVIGEQLTEGKCGTDGCSIPTFAAPLRAFAFGFARMATGKGISPELATAATRLFDAATSHPHLVAGTGHADTRLMDVFGGRLMQKVGAEGVQCGAIRDKGWGYALKCDDGNIAASQAMLAGMLLKLADPNDEQRAVLESLAHQTIKSVRGAEVGELRSAVA
- a CDS encoding helicase HerA-like C-terminal domain-containing protein, whose product is MLADDKIYLGNSTHPEYLALKYGNRHGLVTGATGTGKTVTLQVLAEGFSAAGVPVFAADIKGDLSGVAKMGKAQGWQTERAKEIGFDDYKDDVFPVIFWDLFGRQGHPIRATISEMGALLLSRMLELNDTQEGVLNIAFKVADDEGLLLLDMKDLRALLIDIQQRAKDISVKYGNVTTASIGAVQRALLVLEQQGAENFFGERALEIADLMRTDRDGRGFISILAADELMRAPRLYATFLLWMLSELFEALPEVGDPDKPKLVFFFDEAHLLFDGAPKVLIDKVEQVVKLVRSKGVGVYFVTQNPVDIPEAVLAQLSNRVQHALRAYTPREQKAVKVAADTFRPNPDFSTAEVITQLGIGEALVSVLEAKGIPSMVGRTLIRPPSAQVGPLLPEERRAIMANSPVAGLYDTMIDRDSAFEVLARKAKTQQDAAEQKRIDDERAKQERSAPTTTRAPSAPRASTRQTPAEAAMNSLARTVANRLGNALVRGILGGLKRGR
- a CDS encoding Zn-dependent hydrolase, with amino-acid sequence MIPNSPIRADRIAADIDALAAITEPGRPWTRRAFTPKFLEGRKWLEQALQQLGAETRIDAAGNLIGTIAGRRPELGTIMLGSHSDTVPDGGRFDGIAGVVAGLEVARALKDQGLTLDHTLEVVDFLAEEVSIFGVSCIGSRGMSGTRPAEWLKRTNDDVTLERAIAAVGGDPFETTPRDDIKAFLELHIEQGPVLQNEQLDIGVVTAIAGITRIEIIVDGRADHAGTTPMGARKDALTTAAWITLGVEELGKALASGEEHFAATVGEFEMTPNAANVVPARVRMLIDARAELRADMERFIEELGKGVAAIAEKTGVTVSEPRIVSDNQPTPGHADLLDVLDAACDTVGARHRRMASGAGHDTAWMARITKAAMIFVPCVDGRSHTPDEFATTEDIALGAAVLLDAVLALDTKLQETN
- a CDS encoding urocanate hydratase: MPTPNPRHPNFPIPGGPELRAKGWRQEALLRLLENVLSVGENPDELIVYAALGKAARNWASHKAIVETLLKMDEDQTLIIQSGKPIGLLKTHSKAPLVIMANCNIVGQWAKAEVFYELEKKGLICWGGLTAGAWQYIGSQGVIQGTYEIFMRIAENRFGGSLAGRFILTAGLGGMGGAQPLAGRMAGAAILCVDIDAERARKRKEIGYLEEIAPDLDTALAMIDKAVAEKRATSIGLVGNAAEIYPEIARRGIMPDIVTDQTSAHDLVYGYVPKGMSLDEVKRLRVEGPGQLMAASRASIVDHVRAMLAFQAAGSEVFDNGNLIRTHAKAGGVENAFDIKIFTEAYLRPLFARAIGPFRWMALSGDPSDIAKIDDKLLEMFPDNYIVTNWIALARKHVPFEGLPARIAWLGHGERTALARAVNAMVADGTLKGPVAFSRDHLDAGAMAHPNIMTENMKDGSDAIADWPLLDAMLLCSSMADLVVVHSGGGGYAGYMTSAGVTVVADGTPEGDERLDHALTNDTALGVMRYADAGYQASFDEIEKKGIGHIAVD
- a CDS encoding SH3 domain-containing protein; translated protein: MNKQQEKVLVAALCGMVMVAAGAFAVQPAMAAGYNVAQVAQVTGVAHWDKLNVRKWPAAYSQQVGALNTGSQVWVERCIEANTGADWCLVHTKYTQGWVNSRYLSAVSN
- a CDS encoding TIGR03808 family TAT-translocated repetitive protein, with translation MTQTMLSNRRRVLAGIATFALVTPVAAQSVLDATTVGLVGNSDADQSPALQRALDTAAAAGQTLRLPGGRIVAGNIQFPSNLIVEGVPGSTQLVSAFGNPVGGITGRTAVILRDIAFVAAPAGNKEAPALFGIEASEAITLERCSFSGASTGLMITDAAVTIRDCRFTDLGDAAIHSMNSRGLLIAGNRITGCGNAGIRIWRSDNGSDGSIVTDNHIAKIGWVGGGNGQNGNGINVFKADEVIVANNHIADCAFTAVRLNSTNNTQISGNTCLRSGEVAIFSEFAFSGSVIANNIVDGAASGISMTNLDSNGQLAVCTGNIVRNITPLSLVNPDTTPIGIFAEADAAITGNTVQKVPGVGIVAGFGPFLRNVMISGNVVTASNIGIGVSVVDGAGKVKIAGNLVDARDHAVVGLAWDQIMEPDLLSNASRYGNVTVSP